From a single Methylosinus sp. H3A genomic region:
- the tig gene encoding trigger factor, which translates to MQVTQTLSQGLKHEFKVILPAGELAAKLESQLVELRGKAQIKGFRPGKAPLSYLKKIYGKGIMGEVLQEAVNEANRKIVEDNSLRVALEPRLDFPTDQAEVEKALEAEGDFSYSVAFEVLPAIEVGAFDDIAIERPVAEVAEEEVQKAISDLADRIREFADKEGVAAKGDRVTIDFAGKLDGEPFEGGTGGDVALVLGSGSFIPGFEEQLEGAAKDEQRVVKVKFPDDYGVPTLAGRDAEFDVTVKGVAAPAELPIDDAFASKYGFESLAELTFAVRGNLEADFAKASRAKLKRALLDALDKKYSFELPEGLVSQEFDTIWTQLEGERQRSGKSFEDEGTTEEAARDEYRKIAERRVRLGLVLAEIGQGAGVKVDDKDVTDALVERVRAFPGREKQVWDFYRNNPQALAQIRAPLYEERVVDHLVTKISVTDKTVTREELLAAEEDDDLAQPAA; encoded by the coding sequence ATGCAGGTGACGCAGACCCTGTCGCAGGGCTTGAAACACGAATTCAAGGTGATCCTCCCGGCCGGCGAGCTCGCCGCCAAGCTCGAGTCCCAGCTCGTGGAGCTCCGGGGCAAGGCGCAGATCAAGGGTTTCCGCCCGGGCAAGGCGCCGCTCTCCTATCTCAAGAAGATCTACGGCAAAGGCATAATGGGCGAGGTTCTGCAGGAGGCCGTCAACGAGGCCAATCGCAAGATCGTCGAAGACAATAGCCTGCGCGTCGCGCTGGAGCCGCGCCTCGACTTCCCGACCGATCAGGCCGAGGTCGAGAAGGCGCTGGAGGCCGAAGGCGACTTCTCCTATTCGGTCGCCTTCGAGGTTCTGCCGGCGATCGAGGTCGGCGCCTTCGACGACATTGCGATCGAGCGCCCAGTCGCCGAGGTCGCCGAGGAGGAGGTGCAGAAGGCCATTTCCGACCTCGCCGACCGCATCCGCGAATTTGCGGACAAGGAGGGCGTCGCCGCCAAGGGCGATCGCGTCACCATAGACTTCGCCGGCAAGCTCGACGGCGAGCCTTTCGAGGGCGGGACCGGCGGCGACGTCGCTCTGGTGCTCGGCTCCGGCTCCTTCATCCCGGGCTTCGAGGAGCAGCTCGAGGGCGCGGCCAAGGACGAGCAGCGCGTCGTCAAGGTGAAGTTCCCCGATGATTACGGCGTGCCGACGCTGGCCGGCCGCGACGCCGAATTCGACGTGACGGTCAAGGGCGTGGCCGCCCCCGCGGAGCTGCCGATCGACGACGCCTTCGCCTCCAAATACGGCTTCGAATCGCTCGCCGAGCTCACTTTCGCCGTGCGTGGCAATCTCGAGGCGGATTTCGCCAAGGCCTCGCGCGCCAAGCTGAAGCGCGCCCTGCTCGACGCTCTCGACAAGAAATATTCGTTCGAGCTGCCCGAGGGCCTCGTCTCCCAGGAATTCGACACGATCTGGACCCAGCTCGAGGGCGAGCGCCAGCGCTCCGGCAAGAGCTTCGAGGACGAGGGCACGACCGAGGAAGCCGCCCGCGACGAATATCGCAAGATCGCCGAGCGTCGCGTGCGCCTCGGCCTGGTGCTGGCGGAGATCGGCCAGGGCGCCGGCGTGAAGGTCGACGACAAGGACGTGACCGACGCGCTGGTCGAGCGCGTGCGCGCCTTCCCCGGCCGCGAGAAGCAGGTCTGGGACTTCTACCGCAACAATCCTCAGGCGCTCGCCCAGATCCGCGCCCCTCTCTATGAGGAGCGGGTCGTCGACCATCTGGTGACCAAGATCAGCGTCACCGACAAGACCGTCACCCGCGAAGAGCTGCTCGCGGCCGAGGAAGACGACGATCTGGCGCAGCCCGCCGCCTGA
- a CDS encoding acetyl/propionyl/methylcrotonyl-CoA carboxylase subunit alpha — translation MFRKILIANRGEIACRIIKTARRMGIKTVAVYSDADADALHVEMADEAIHLGPPPAAQSYLLIDKIVAACKETGAEAVHPGYGFLSERAAFATALADAGIVFIGPNPRAIEAMGDKIESKKFASAANVSVVPGYLGVIQDGDEAVRIANEIGYPVMLKASAGGGGKGMRVAFKAEEVVEGFNRARSEAASSFGDDRVFIEKFIVNPRHIEIQVLGDKHGNVIHLNERECSIQRRNQKVIEEAPSPLLDEETRAAMGAQAVALAKAVNYDSAGTVEFVAGQDKSFYFLEMNTRLQVEHPVTELITGIDLVEQMIRVAAGEPLSLRQEKVTINGWAVESRIYAEDPTRNFLPSIGRLVKYRPPEEKREGAITVRNDTGVAEGREISIHYDPMIAKLVTHGPDRLAAIDAQGDALDRFVIDGIRHNIPFLASLMQHERWRSGRLSTGFIAEEYAGGFAAPQPDGEVAHVLATVAALVDHIGNERKRLISGQLAHGRPFEFERKRVCALGDQSFHVTLDTQGEALIVHFDEEDGRTRRISSSWRPGDPVFAGTIDGASIYVQVRTILNGFELSHQGVAVDARVFTQREAELNALMPKKKNVGVSKHLLCPMPGLVKTVDVVEGQEVKAGEPLCMVEAMKMENVLRAERDVTIKKIVAKPGDSLAVDAVIMEFAD, via the coding sequence ATGTTTCGTAAAATTCTGATCGCCAATCGTGGCGAGATCGCCTGTCGCATCATCAAAACCGCTCGCCGCATGGGCATCAAGACGGTCGCCGTCTATTCGGACGCCGACGCCGACGCGCTGCATGTCGAAATGGCCGACGAGGCCATTCATCTCGGCCCGCCCCCCGCTGCGCAATCCTATCTGCTCATCGACAAGATCGTCGCGGCCTGCAAGGAGACCGGCGCCGAGGCCGTGCATCCTGGCTATGGCTTCCTCTCCGAGCGCGCCGCCTTTGCCACGGCGCTGGCGGACGCCGGCATCGTCTTCATCGGCCCCAATCCGCGCGCCATAGAGGCGATGGGCGACAAGATCGAGTCGAAGAAATTCGCCTCCGCCGCCAATGTCAGCGTCGTGCCCGGCTATCTCGGCGTCATCCAGGACGGCGACGAGGCGGTCCGCATCGCCAATGAGATCGGCTATCCCGTCATGCTGAAGGCCTCGGCCGGCGGCGGCGGCAAGGGCATGCGCGTCGCCTTCAAGGCCGAGGAAGTGGTCGAGGGCTTCAACCGCGCCCGCTCCGAGGCCGCCTCCTCCTTCGGCGACGATCGCGTCTTCATCGAGAAATTCATCGTCAACCCGCGCCATATCGAAATTCAGGTGCTGGGCGACAAGCACGGTAATGTCATTCACCTCAATGAGCGCGAGTGCTCCATCCAGCGCCGCAATCAAAAGGTGATAGAGGAGGCCCCCTCGCCGCTGCTCGACGAGGAGACCCGCGCCGCGATGGGCGCTCAGGCCGTCGCCCTCGCCAAAGCGGTGAATTATGATTCCGCCGGCACGGTGGAATTCGTCGCGGGGCAGGACAAGAGCTTCTACTTCCTCGAGATGAACACCCGTCTGCAGGTGGAGCATCCGGTCACCGAGCTCATCACCGGCATCGATCTCGTCGAGCAGATGATCCGCGTCGCCGCCGGCGAGCCGCTGTCGCTGCGTCAGGAGAAGGTGACGATCAACGGCTGGGCGGTGGAGAGCCGCATCTACGCCGAGGATCCGACCCGCAACTTCCTGCCCTCCATCGGCCGGCTGGTGAAATACCGCCCGCCGGAGGAAAAGCGCGAGGGCGCGATCACCGTGCGCAACGACACGGGTGTGGCGGAAGGGCGCGAGATTTCGATCCATTACGATCCGATGATCGCCAAGCTCGTCACCCATGGCCCCGACCGCCTCGCGGCGATCGACGCCCAGGGCGACGCGCTGGACCGCTTCGTCATAGACGGCATCCGCCACAACATCCCCTTCCTCGCCTCGCTGATGCAGCATGAGCGCTGGCGCTCTGGCCGGCTCTCGACGGGTTTCATCGCCGAGGAATATGCGGGCGGGTTCGCCGCCCCGCAGCCGGACGGCGAGGTCGCGCATGTGCTGGCGACGGTCGCGGCGCTCGTCGACCACATCGGCAATGAGCGCAAGCGCCTCATCAGTGGCCAGCTCGCCCATGGCCGCCCCTTCGAATTCGAGCGCAAGCGCGTCTGCGCTCTCGGCGACCAGTCGTTCCATGTGACGCTGGACACGCAGGGCGAGGCGCTGATCGTTCATTTCGACGAGGAAGACGGCCGCACGCGGCGCATCTCCTCCTCCTGGCGGCCGGGCGACCCGGTCTTCGCGGGAACGATCGACGGCGCCTCGATCTATGTGCAGGTGCGGACGATCCTCAATGGATTCGAGCTCTCGCATCAGGGCGTCGCCGTGGACGCGCGCGTCTTCACCCAGCGCGAGGCCGAGCTCAACGCGCTGATGCCAAAGAAGAAAAATGTCGGCGTCTCCAAGCATCTGCTCTGCCCCATGCCGGGCCTCGTCAAGACGGTCGACGTCGTCGAGGGCCAGGAGGTGAAGGCCGGCGAGCCGCTCTGCATGGTCGAGGCCATGAAGATGGAGAATGTGCTGCGCGCCGAGCGCGACGTGACGATCAAGAAGATCGTCGCCAAGCCGGGCGACAGCCTCGCCGTCGACGCGGTGATCATGGAATTCGCCGACTGA
- a CDS encoding TonB-dependent receptor yields MAISTLPGRSRAEEAPTPVRVEIGDVVVPDGDEDRGETSRSVMDAQKKPRTIFVVDPKAIERENINRLDEFQQKIPSYRANNGAVVRSARQTMRWVGIGAGTGVGTESPTGYVVDNVFWKYWGFQWGELFDLQSFEVAYGPQGTAGGKNTAVGSLIIRSQLPSFTRKATFETNYANFGRVIEKASVTGPIIDDTLAYRLSAFLDKSGGWIHDQVSGAGYKNTDRWAVRGQLLYVGDNFSDRLIFNYNQSHEYNGYNLGPIGDTSLIYANGTLPSATFARNVATRLGKPILSYNPYTPSIAGMGADPVRNIMVSNEINWGIGENILTSLSAYGYSRNEESYREETQLLGLWRTGMDTNVGQASQEFRFSSPKEQELEWTTGVYLFYDDAGNQMHHVQFGSDAAKWLRMPAALPGVEDWWYTKARDIQFAAFGQATWHYDEQLAITLGFRNSYEIRQGSVSHLNRYYPTLSIVDQDQAIIAAGGYGLSDRGGQSRSSNHVTGILNPQYRWTENILLFGLVGRAEKAAAVNTSGNPTYATDAATGQKVFSAWTPLFTKPEVSWDYELGFKTNWLDNKLLFNANFYWNDFYNFQTTTVDASRTDALGAPISVSSLGNADHARLRGVELDARWSPIERLWITGNAAFSDARWISYPDAAPPTDWQWTTGGPAPKYLSLSNTRWQSVPLWTFNIGANYEHPLGAVLIDSGLDTFGDFARQPMTAFGYVNVNWQDKTQLTNPWSIVQFWQPSYAIVNFGFGLRTDDDRYSLSFWAKNVFDERPYSSFDPGSASNPTRVGLARWPATFGGAFRVKLM; encoded by the coding sequence ATGGCTATCTCGACCTTGCCGGGGCGATCGCGCGCCGAGGAAGCGCCTACTCCGGTCCGAGTCGAGATCGGCGATGTCGTCGTGCCCGACGGCGATGAAGATCGCGGCGAAACGTCTCGTTCTGTGATGGATGCACAGAAGAAGCCGCGCACGATCTTTGTCGTCGACCCGAAGGCGATAGAGCGGGAAAACATCAATCGCCTCGACGAGTTTCAGCAGAAGATCCCGAGCTATCGCGCCAACAACGGCGCCGTCGTGCGCTCCGCGCGTCAGACCATGCGTTGGGTCGGCATCGGCGCAGGCACTGGCGTCGGCACGGAATCGCCGACCGGCTATGTCGTCGACAATGTGTTCTGGAAATATTGGGGTTTCCAGTGGGGCGAGCTCTTCGATCTGCAATCCTTCGAGGTCGCTTATGGCCCGCAGGGAACGGCGGGCGGAAAGAATACCGCCGTCGGCAGCCTCATCATTCGCAGCCAGCTGCCATCCTTCACGCGGAAAGCGACCTTCGAGACCAACTACGCCAATTTTGGCCGCGTCATCGAGAAGGCCAGCGTCACCGGACCGATCATCGACGACACGCTCGCCTATCGCTTGAGCGCCTTCCTCGACAAAAGCGGCGGATGGATTCACGATCAGGTGAGCGGGGCCGGCTACAAGAACACGGATCGCTGGGCCGTGCGCGGCCAATTGCTCTATGTCGGCGACAATTTCAGCGATCGGCTGATCTTCAACTACAACCAGTCGCACGAATATAACGGCTACAATCTCGGCCCGATCGGCGACACATCGTTGATCTACGCCAATGGCACGCTCCCGAGCGCGACATTCGCGCGCAATGTCGCGACCCGGCTGGGAAAGCCGATCTTGTCCTATAATCCCTACACGCCCTCGATCGCCGGAATGGGAGCCGATCCGGTCAGAAACATAATGGTGTCGAACGAGATCAACTGGGGCATAGGGGAGAATATATTGACCTCGCTTTCCGCCTATGGCTACAGCCGGAACGAGGAAAGCTACCGCGAAGAAACCCAGCTGCTCGGGCTCTGGCGCACCGGCATGGACACCAATGTCGGCCAAGCGTCCCAAGAATTCCGTTTCTCCTCCCCCAAGGAGCAGGAGCTCGAATGGACCACCGGCGTCTATCTCTTCTACGACGACGCCGGCAATCAGATGCATCATGTGCAATTCGGCTCCGACGCCGCGAAATGGCTCCGCATGCCGGCCGCGCTGCCGGGCGTCGAGGACTGGTGGTACACCAAGGCGCGCGACATTCAATTCGCCGCCTTCGGCCAGGCGACCTGGCATTACGACGAGCAATTGGCGATCACGCTGGGTTTTCGCAACAGCTATGAGATCCGTCAGGGCTCGGTGAGCCATCTCAACCGATATTATCCCACACTGTCGATCGTCGATCAGGATCAGGCGATCATCGCGGCCGGGGGATATGGACTATCGGATCGCGGCGGCCAGTCACGGTCGAGCAACCATGTTACGGGCATCCTCAATCCGCAATATCGATGGACCGAGAATATCCTCCTCTTCGGCCTGGTCGGCCGCGCGGAGAAGGCCGCCGCCGTCAACACGAGCGGCAATCCGACCTATGCCACCGACGCCGCGACCGGACAGAAAGTCTTCAGCGCCTGGACGCCGCTTTTCACCAAGCCGGAAGTATCCTGGGACTATGAGCTCGGCTTCAAGACGAACTGGCTCGACAACAAGCTTCTGTTCAACGCGAATTTCTATTGGAACGACTTCTACAACTTCCAGACCACGACCGTCGACGCCAGCCGCACCGACGCCCTCGGCGCGCCCATCTCAGTGTCGTCGCTCGGCAACGCCGATCATGCGCGTCTGCGTGGAGTCGAGCTCGACGCCCGCTGGAGCCCGATCGAAAGACTATGGATAACCGGCAACGCCGCCTTCTCCGATGCGCGCTGGATTTCCTATCCGGACGCCGCCCCACCCACCGATTGGCAGTGGACCACCGGAGGCCCAGCGCCCAAATATCTGTCGCTCTCCAATACGAGGTGGCAAAGCGTTCCTCTCTGGACGTTCAACATTGGAGCCAATTACGAGCATCCGTTGGGAGCCGTGCTCATCGACTCCGGCCTCGACACCTTCGGCGACTTCGCGCGACAGCCGATGACCGCTTTCGGCTATGTGAACGTGAATTGGCAGGACAAGACGCAGCTCACCAACCCCTGGTCCATCGTTCAGTTCTGGCAACCGTCCTATGCGATCGTCAATTTCGGCTTCGGCCTTCGCACCGATGACGATCGCTACAGCCTGAGCTTCTGGGCAAAGAACGTCTTCGACGAAAGGCCATATTCCTCCTTCGACCCCGGAAGCGCCAGCAATCCGACGAGGGTCGGCCTCGCGCGCTGGCCTGCGACCTTCGGCGGGGCCTTCCGCGTGAAGCTCATGTGA
- the clpP gene encoding ATP-dependent Clp endopeptidase proteolytic subunit ClpP: MRDPIDVYNQYLIPQVIENTSRGERGFDIYSRLLRERIIFLTGQVEDHMASVIIAQLLFLEAENPKREIYLYINSPGGVVTSGLAIYDTMQYIRPKVATLCIGQAASMGSLLLCAGEAGNRIALPNARIMVHQPSGGFQGQASDILRHAEDIMKIKRRLNEIYVKHTGRDYETIDKTLDRDHFMSAEEAREFGIVDKVEVNHPDDATEAKA; this comes from the coding sequence ATGCGTGATCCGATCGACGTCTACAACCAGTATCTGATCCCCCAGGTGATCGAGAACACGAGCCGCGGCGAGCGCGGCTTCGATATCTATTCGCGCCTGCTGCGCGAGCGAATCATCTTCCTGACCGGCCAGGTCGAGGACCATATGGCCTCGGTCATCATCGCCCAGCTCTTGTTCCTCGAGGCCGAGAACCCGAAGCGCGAGATCTATCTCTACATCAACTCGCCGGGCGGCGTGGTGACCTCGGGCCTCGCGATCTACGACACGATGCAATATATCCGGCCCAAGGTCGCGACGCTCTGCATCGGCCAGGCGGCCTCCATGGGCTCGCTGCTGCTGTGCGCCGGCGAGGCCGGTAACCGCATCGCGCTGCCCAACGCCCGCATCATGGTGCATCAGCCCTCGGGCGGCTTCCAGGGCCAGGCGTCGGACATCCTCCGCCATGCGGAGGACATTATGAAGATCAAGCGGCGTCTCAACGAAATCTACGTCAAGCACACCGGCCGGGACTATGAGACGATCGACAAGACCCTCGATCGCGATCACTTCATGTCCGCCGAGGAGGCCAGGGAATTCGGCATCGTCGACAAGGTGGAGGTCAACCACCCGGACGATGCGACCGAGGCCAAGGCCTGA
- a CDS encoding multicopper oxidase family protein: MPSNCSRRAFLVGVAATLVSLDARAEPPAAGPKVAGLTTLEARKGTARLLPEPAHATEIWGFGGKTPGPLLRLAQGEDLAVGLVNGLEKPLSIHWHGMRGDNAMDGVAPLTQAEVAPGGRFDYRRKAADAGLFCYRPSVFGATPELVGRGLKGLLVVDEPKPLEADADLLLVLDDWRLDKDGAIEGDFAAPGAGRLGSLVAVDGSPAPARRDFSPGARIRLRFANLANARIMFVGFDNIQPFVVAVDSQPCDAFEPVRRTIPAAPGARFELLFDLPQAENTTAKLVLRGIDEPDRDLAIFTTKGAKAVARPAIAALPQNPLLPTEIKLQAAKKVDLTLEPPASPGVGWRINGAPSKAYGGPPLFQVKRGSPVTLGFVNRAEVPVVMHVHGHCVRLLHDLDDGWEPYWRNGVVVPPGKTKHVAFVADSPGKWAVHDDILEHEAAGLAAWFEVK; encoded by the coding sequence ATGCCGTCCAACTGCTCACGCCGCGCCTTTTTGGTCGGAGTCGCCGCGACCCTCGTTTCGCTCGACGCTCGCGCCGAGCCGCCGGCCGCCGGGCCCAAGGTGGCCGGGCTCACGACGCTGGAGGCGCGCAAGGGAACGGCGCGTCTCCTGCCGGAGCCCGCCCATGCGACGGAAATTTGGGGTTTCGGTGGGAAGACTCCCGGCCCGCTGCTGCGCCTCGCGCAGGGCGAGGATCTCGCGGTCGGCCTCGTCAACGGCCTCGAAAAACCGCTCTCCATTCATTGGCACGGGATGCGCGGCGACAACGCCATGGACGGCGTCGCGCCGCTGACACAGGCGGAGGTCGCGCCGGGCGGACGATTCGATTATCGCCGCAAGGCGGCCGACGCGGGCCTCTTTTGTTATCGCCCCTCGGTTTTCGGGGCGACGCCGGAACTGGTCGGCCGCGGCCTGAAGGGGCTGCTCGTCGTCGACGAGCCCAAACCCCTCGAAGCCGACGCCGATCTTCTGCTCGTCCTCGACGACTGGCGGCTGGATAAGGATGGAGCGATCGAAGGCGATTTTGCCGCGCCCGGGGCAGGGCGGCTCGGGTCGCTGGTCGCAGTGGACGGCTCTCCGGCGCCGGCGCGCCGCGATTTTTCGCCCGGCGCGCGCATCCGTCTGCGCTTCGCCAATCTCGCCAATGCGCGAATCATGTTCGTCGGCTTCGACAATATCCAGCCTTTCGTCGTCGCCGTGGACAGTCAGCCCTGCGACGCCTTCGAGCCGGTGCGGCGCACGATACCGGCCGCGCCGGGCGCGCGATTCGAATTGCTGTTCGATTTGCCGCAGGCCGAGAATACGACAGCAAAGCTCGTCCTGCGCGGGATCGACGAGCCGGACCGCGATCTGGCGATCTTCACCACGAAAGGCGCCAAGGCCGTAGCGCGACCGGCCATTGCCGCGCTGCCGCAGAACCCGCTGCTCCCCACAGAGATCAAGCTGCAGGCGGCCAAGAAGGTCGATCTCACATTGGAGCCGCCGGCGTCGCCGGGCGTGGGCTGGCGCATCAATGGCGCGCCGAGCAAGGCCTATGGCGGCCCGCCGCTGTTCCAGGTGAAGCGCGGGAGCCCGGTGACGCTCGGCTTCGTCAATCGCGCCGAGGTTCCGGTCGTGATGCACGTCCATGGCCATTGCGTGCGGCTTCTGCACGACCTCGACGATGGCTGGGAGCCCTATTGGCGCAATGGCGTCGTCGTGCCGCCGGGCAAGACCAAGCATGTCGCCTTCGTCGCCGACAGCCCCGGCAAATGGGCCGTCCATGACGATATTCTCGAGCATGAGGCGGCCGGACTCGCCGCCTGGTTCGAGGTGAAGTGA
- a CDS encoding crotonase/enoyl-CoA hydratase family protein — MTEAFAFEIKKPEDFPHWEFDHIDLEYDTVTRAVWMNYKVSSPPFYAMQTLADMASVRDSLRHMYELDGFACFPVRYFVMSSNKKSVFSLGGDLVTFTSSIRSGRRDRLIAYAHACIDLIYSLVCGLYLPIVSLAAVRGQCLGGGFEAALASDFILAEESAKLGVPEASFNAFPGMGAVSLLTRRLGVAQAERIIGAGAIHPASEMLELGAIDLTTPDGSLRAAADAWMLEGGDERWLRRRALSEARRSCFPVTRDELIEITDLWADCSTALSDQDLRHMERLAAAQKRMTSSGGTAEDGRSR, encoded by the coding sequence ATGACCGAAGCTTTCGCGTTCGAAATCAAAAAGCCGGAAGATTTTCCGCATTGGGAGTTCGATCACATCGATCTCGAATATGACACTGTGACGCGCGCCGTGTGGATGAATTACAAGGTGTCGTCGCCTCCCTTCTATGCGATGCAGACCCTCGCGGATATGGCGAGCGTGCGCGACTCGCTGCGTCATATGTACGAACTCGACGGTTTTGCGTGCTTTCCCGTCCGCTATTTCGTGATGAGCTCCAACAAGAAGTCGGTCTTTAGTCTGGGCGGCGACCTCGTGACCTTCACATCGTCGATTCGTAGCGGCCGGCGCGATCGATTGATCGCCTATGCACATGCTTGCATCGATCTCATCTATTCGCTCGTCTGCGGCCTCTATCTGCCGATCGTTTCGCTCGCGGCTGTGCGCGGACAGTGTCTCGGCGGCGGCTTCGAGGCGGCTCTCGCCTCGGATTTCATCCTGGCCGAGGAGAGCGCGAAACTGGGCGTGCCAGAGGCGAGCTTCAACGCATTTCCGGGAATGGGGGCGGTGTCGCTGCTCACGCGGCGGCTCGGCGTGGCCCAGGCGGAGCGGATCATAGGCGCCGGCGCGATCCATCCGGCGAGCGAGATGCTCGAGCTCGGAGCCATCGATCTGACGACTCCCGATGGATCGCTGCGCGCGGCGGCCGACGCCTGGATGCTGGAAGGCGGAGATGAGCGCTGGCTGCGCCGGCGGGCGCTGTCTGAGGCGCGAAGAAGCTGTTTTCCGGTGACCAGGGACGAACTCATCGAGATCACCGATCTCTGGGCGGATTGTTCGACCGCGCTGAGCGATCAGGATCTTCGTCACATGGAGCGGCTCGCCGCAGCCCAGAAGCGCATGACGTCTTCGGGCGGAACGGCGGAGGACGGCCGGTCTCGATAA